One region of Desulfuromonas acetoxidans DSM 684 genomic DNA includes:
- a CDS encoding response regulator → MSFKQVFFGHKYNGNRIRQPLLSPRHFMPHTATSNIGQKITTIVMLTSTIVLLMSLAASVYIQGTTFQDSMVDKMSTMARIIGDNSKEALALRKSYLAERVINSLELEPSIQLAYLFDRENKVTAQYRNKSESSLAQELKNSPFKIERISEARDSEKMKHFLDLRHLTIYSPVFHEGDYIGCVYLQMSQNLIIRNLLLFAVAALAMLAVTLGVAYLLTTRLKRLITHPLHQLVDRMNEVSSEQNYCCQKMPIINSDIVEIKTLLGGFCHMLKQIEKREKSLQQYSQGLETQVRERTKDLQQTNDELHVTIQELDDAKKAAQEASAAKSRFLANMSHEIRTPMIGVLGMAEQLMSRDLDDQDAELVKTIYSSGESLQAILNDLLDISKIEAGKLELDLHQFTPIETLDQAVELLADNAFKKGLELTTVTHTAVPSTLTGDAGRLRQIILNLLSNAIKFTGDGHIVVDMNWLPTNTTSGNLIVSVKDSGIGLDDAAKNNIFTAFTQADSSTSRKYGGTGLGLTIVKQLVGLMDGDISVRDNEDHGSIFTVTIPFKSIAISPVEPHATTVTTRCAIVASENQQLQHMLREHLEASGISVALCDNAKLAQNKMDKKSLPLDLLLLDSTLPGGAISLLKSLPQDLRPKVIFLGPRSQMFSHEEMSQLGIDTFLPKPVQTTALYQAIAPNTQTAHIKPETKTPAPQRSNNHRILLAEDNDVNQRLVQLILRPLDYQLTVVSNGQQAVEACEKEEFSLILMDCQMPLMDGYEAAQHIRQQVNTPIIALTAHAGEEDVQRCRDAGMIDYLCKPYRQIQLLDMLEKHLKKQVHR, encoded by the coding sequence TTGTCATTTAAACAGGTCTTTTTCGGCCACAAGTACAACGGCAACCGCATCCGTCAGCCCCTGTTGAGCCCAAGGCACTTCATGCCCCACACCGCGACATCAAATATCGGCCAGAAAATCACCACAATCGTCATGCTCACCAGCACCATTGTCCTGCTGATGTCATTGGCAGCCTCGGTTTACATCCAGGGCACCACCTTTCAGGACAGCATGGTGGATAAAATGTCAACCATGGCGCGTATCATCGGTGACAACAGCAAGGAAGCTCTGGCTCTGCGCAAAAGCTATCTGGCTGAACGGGTCATCAACAGTCTTGAGCTGGAACCTTCGATCCAGTTGGCTTATCTGTTTGACCGTGAAAACAAGGTGACGGCGCAATACCGCAACAAAAGTGAAAGCAGTCTGGCACAGGAACTGAAAAACAGTCCCTTTAAAATCGAACGGATCAGTGAAGCTCGCGACAGCGAAAAGATGAAGCATTTTCTTGACCTGCGCCATCTGACTATCTATTCGCCGGTATTCCACGAAGGGGATTACATCGGTTGCGTCTATTTGCAGATGAGCCAAAACCTGATCATTCGCAATCTATTGCTGTTTGCCGTTGCCGCACTGGCCATGCTGGCTGTCACCCTTGGTGTCGCCTATTTGCTCACCACCCGTCTCAAGCGATTGATCACCCATCCGCTGCATCAGCTTGTCGACCGGATGAACGAAGTCTCCTCAGAGCAAAATTATTGCTGCCAGAAGATGCCGATCATAAACAGCGACATCGTCGAAATCAAGACACTCCTCGGCGGATTTTGCCACATGCTCAAACAAATTGAAAAACGGGAAAAATCGCTGCAGCAGTACAGTCAAGGTCTGGAAACGCAGGTGCGTGAACGCACTAAAGACCTGCAGCAAACCAACGATGAACTGCATGTCACCATCCAGGAGCTTGATGACGCTAAAAAAGCCGCGCAAGAGGCCAGTGCCGCAAAGTCACGCTTCCTCGCTAACATGAGCCATGAAATCCGTACCCCAATGATCGGCGTGCTCGGCATGGCTGAGCAACTGATGAGCCGCGATCTCGATGATCAGGACGCCGAGCTGGTCAAAACCATCTACAGCTCCGGCGAATCACTCCAAGCCATCCTCAACGATCTGCTCGACATCTCAAAGATTGAAGCGGGAAAACTGGAGTTAGACCTACATCAGTTCACCCCCATTGAGACCCTTGATCAGGCAGTTGAACTCCTTGCCGACAATGCCTTTAAAAAAGGGCTGGAACTCACGACCGTCACTCATACCGCCGTCCCGTCAACATTAACAGGCGATGCCGGACGTTTGCGCCAGATTATCCTCAATTTACTGTCCAACGCCATTAAATTCACTGGCGATGGCCACATCGTTGTCGATATGAATTGGTTACCCACGAATACAACCTCGGGCAACCTGATTGTATCGGTCAAGGACAGCGGCATTGGCCTTGATGACGCAGCTAAAAACAACATTTTTACCGCATTTACCCAGGCAGACAGCTCAACCAGTCGTAAATACGGCGGTACCGGACTGGGATTGACCATCGTTAAGCAACTGGTTGGCCTGATGGATGGCGATATTTCCGTGCGCGACAACGAAGACCACGGCTCAATTTTCACCGTTACAATCCCATTCAAATCCATTGCAATCAGTCCCGTAGAACCCCATGCAACGACGGTGACAACACGTTGTGCCATCGTTGCGAGCGAGAACCAACAACTCCAGCACATGCTGCGAGAACATTTAGAGGCCAGCGGCATCAGCGTTGCACTGTGCGACAACGCCAAGTTGGCTCAGAATAAAATGGATAAAAAGAGTCTCCCTCTCGATCTGTTACTACTCGACAGCACATTGCCGGGAGGTGCTATCTCACTGTTGAAGTCACTCCCTCAAGACCTGCGGCCCAAGGTCATCTTCCTTGGTCCGCGAAGTCAAATGTTCAGCCATGAGGAGATGTCGCAGCTCGGTATTGACACGTTCTTACCCAAGCCTGTGCAAACAACAGCCCTGTACCAGGCGATTGCACCGAACACCCAGACAGCACACATTAAACCAGAGACTAAAACACCAGCACCTCAGCGAAGCAATAACCATCGCATCCTTTTGGCAGAAGACAATGATGTCAACCAGCGACTGGTCCAACTGATTCTTCGCCCCCTTGATTACCAACTGACCGTCGTCTCCAATGGTCAGCAAGCCGTTGAAGCCTGCGAAAAAGAAGAGTTCTCGTTGATTTTGATGGATTGCCAAATGCCGCTGATGGATGGCTACGAAGCGGCGCAACACATTCGGCAACAAGTGAACACCCCGATTATTGCATTAACAGCTCATGCTGGCGAAGAAGATGTTCAACGCTGTCGTGACGCTGGAATGATCGACTATCTGTGCAAGCCTTATCGTCAAATCCAACTTCTTGACATGCTTGAAAAGCATCTCAAAAAACAGGTACACAGATGA
- a CDS encoding LVIVD domain protein, with product MKQKSQKRIIFGIFLGCYCLLCGALLAWIVELTPQQPPQIEEIVLSPSGKSLEITGENLHQSLDAIITPKNFNETSLVAKRFTWGDVFDIQIHKGIAWAANHKKGIIAYNIDTPSKPYAISSLELPRNARVWRITITDHYLITSSTRSGLYIIDIANPEAPELISSLQIPGITNQILVKDNLAFVAAGNSGLQVIDIKDKKNPRIISSLPLDAYVFTVCGNGNLIFLSGGRISNSKDIGITHCIDIANPENPVEIKKFCHHGRVWDSLIFNKTLYCGTASGVTKIILENLDQKPEKVTQDIYISRLHAHKNKLFVVSRDQKIYQYIIGDQLIYQNTFHSPRRTCRAIAILKNYALIASNSQGISVIDINKPSDEKKPILSTNSSLTQKKFFFRYKNYIGIIGNKRITIAYRQEKNNSYSIIEKIKFDQTISSTAQNENIIYISVNNKGIYAINLDKDNNFIDENFLSCKRSIKSMTVYDNKLYICLHKGNAIVADISNTQPVLINDNKLTLAADFITFGNNKAFVKLRGSNLKKFAGIYVYDLSNNKLSLASQINSDQALNQTNASNGIFLKGNTLLMCGSRGVVTIDISDLEHPEFLDSVEFTESCESAQVVEDIVYINHTQGGLSFVDIKHPRRIKKLGHLDSPDRAWVLDDQLFMFDKAGDMTVTSVPFKLIKSNTQQTRCTFELPKNFTTGQYDVFFSDKKGYIRVDDALSFSVEKGWKINSIDVKKAYEFPNSI from the coding sequence ATGAAACAAAAAAGCCAAAAAAGAATAATTTTTGGCATTTTCTTGGGATGTTATTGCCTGCTATGTGGAGCTTTACTGGCGTGGATTGTTGAGCTGACCCCCCAACAACCACCACAGATTGAAGAGATTGTCTTATCCCCCTCCGGTAAAAGCCTTGAAATCACAGGGGAAAACCTCCACCAATCTCTTGATGCCATCATTACTCCTAAAAATTTCAACGAAACCTCTTTGGTGGCCAAACGATTCACCTGGGGAGATGTTTTTGACATACAGATTCATAAAGGAATTGCTTGGGCTGCTAACCATAAAAAAGGGATCATCGCATACAATATCGACACCCCGTCCAAACCATATGCCATAAGTTCACTGGAGCTGCCAAGAAATGCTCGGGTCTGGCGAATCACAATCACAGACCATTACCTGATCACAAGCTCCACCAGAAGTGGTTTATATATTATCGACATTGCCAACCCTGAAGCTCCTGAATTAATTTCCAGCCTGCAAATTCCCGGAATAACAAATCAAATCCTTGTTAAAGACAATCTAGCCTTTGTTGCAGCAGGGAACTCTGGCCTGCAAGTAATTGATATAAAAGATAAAAAAAACCCACGAATCATCTCTTCACTCCCTTTGGATGCATATGTTTTTACCGTTTGCGGCAACGGAAATTTAATTTTTCTTAGCGGTGGAAGAATTTCCAACTCAAAAGATATCGGCATTACCCATTGCATTGACATCGCCAATCCGGAAAATCCGGTAGAAATAAAGAAATTCTGTCATCACGGCAGGGTTTGGGACTCTTTAATTTTCAACAAAACTCTTTATTGCGGAACAGCGAGTGGAGTCACAAAGATAATTCTGGAAAACCTTGATCAAAAACCAGAAAAAGTGACACAGGACATTTATATTTCACGTTTACATGCACACAAAAACAAGCTCTTTGTTGTGAGTCGCGACCAAAAAATCTATCAATATATCATTGGCGATCAACTTATCTATCAAAATACATTTCACAGTCCTCGCAGGACATGTCGCGCTATCGCCATATTAAAAAATTATGCACTTATAGCGAGCAACTCCCAAGGCATTTCTGTTATTGACATTAACAAACCAAGCGATGAAAAAAAACCGATTTTATCAACCAATAGTAGTTTGACTCAGAAAAAATTCTTTTTTAGGTACAAAAACTATATTGGCATAATTGGAAACAAGAGAATTACAATTGCCTACAGACAAGAAAAAAATAACAGTTACTCCATAATAGAGAAGATAAAATTCGATCAGACAATAAGTTCAACAGCACAAAATGAAAATATTATTTATATATCAGTCAACAATAAAGGTATATACGCTATAAATCTTGATAAAGACAATAACTTTATAGATGAAAATTTCCTTTCATGTAAAAGAAGCATTAAATCGATGACGGTTTATGACAATAAACTTTATATTTGCCTCCATAAAGGCAACGCAATCGTTGCCGACATCTCAAACACACAACCAGTGTTAATAAATGACAATAAGCTTACTCTCGCAGCAGACTTCATTACATTTGGTAACAACAAAGCTTTTGTCAAATTACGAGGGTCAAACCTGAAAAAATTCGCGGGAATTTATGTTTACGATTTATCCAACAACAAATTGAGTCTCGCCAGCCAAATCAACTCGGATCAGGCTTTGAACCAAACGAACGCTAGCAATGGAATATTTTTGAAGGGCAACACATTATTGATGTGTGGATCTAGAGGAGTTGTAACAATAGATATATCAGACCTAGAACACCCTGAATTTCTTGATTCTGTCGAGTTCACAGAATCATGTGAATCGGCACAGGTCGTTGAGGATATTGTTTATATCAATCACACGCAAGGCGGATTGTCTTTTGTGGATATCAAACACCCTAGAAGAATCAAAAAATTGGGACACCTTGACTCTCCCGACAGGGCATGGGTTCTAGATGACCAGCTTTTTATGTTTGATAAAGCAGGAGATATGACGGTAACCTCTGTGCCCTTCAAACTTATCAAAAGCAACACACAGCAAACCCGATGCACTTTTGAACTACCTAAAAACTTCACAACAGGCCAATATGACGTGTTTTTTTCTGATAAAAAAGGATATATCAGAGTGGACGATGCGTTGTCATTCTCTGTGGAAAAAGGCTGGAAAATAAATTCCATAGACGTGAAGAAAGCCTACGAATTTCCAAACTCCATTTAG
- a CDS encoding TonB-dependent receptor, whose protein sequence is MTRYRSGYEGIVDSGENHELEDGTRVDSYEMRDFSSSTIFDWKLEWTYSFSDTQLLTATFDVYNVFNRKVYTGNSGEYELGRQLWVGLTYEF, encoded by the coding sequence GTGACACGTTATCGCAGTGGTTATGAAGGGATTGTCGATAGTGGCGAAAATCATGAACTTGAGGATGGAACCCGTGTTGATAGTTACGAGATGCGTGACTTCTCAAGCTCAACGATTTTCGACTGGAAACTCGAATGGACCTATAGTTTCTCCGACACGCAGTTGTTGACCGCAACATTCGATGTCTACAATGTCTTTAATCGAAAAGTTTATACTGGGAATTCCGGCGAGTATGAGCTGGGACGCCAGTTGTGGGTGGGGCTGACTTACGAGTTCTAA
- a CDS encoding TonB-dependent receptor plug domain-containing protein, with protein sequence MRHSVFWGLCVLFLLVSVTAAGAQTESDPETLPDITVIDTSAVTTPGQSVLSKQTLQSLPQGDGAITDLLKVLPGIQFSETDNSSLTGGEILPAEISISGGRVYDNSFLIDGFGNNSLIDPTSDNPASSTDVPGHSQQLFLDSSLVDTITVYRSNISARYSGFTGGVVDVETRDPEETFGGEISLRSTRSEWTSFHVDREYREDFYSSKEADMQPEFRKYYGNTSVDVPLTETMGVLLAYSKSYSQIPLKTFDDKHNQYRALENYFAKYVYKPHDDTTLRITFMSTPYEGRYFHDDVKNSDYSIDGGGWSLTSSFEQNFSLAKVEWLAGYATSDNNRSAPDDYFNYQVTPSADWGGRFSREGGFGDIEIEEDNLHLASHATWTPFTLWGLKHEWISGITFERVKADYQRGYATNSAWKTSDLVMCDGDDSFCIEGEQYAYSKVVYPEDSADAEISSVDLYLEDTLSWWRLAFRPGLHVSYNDLMKNTDYAGRGAVFYDVFADGATIFSIGASRYYGKTFLAYALNEEKAQLQRETRTIDDDGTLTEWEQITRTSFSTTRLTNLNTPYVDEWSIGLEQDLFGGRLTLSYIDRNGEDQLTKQVLAKDEYGYTYTEWTNLGESRHKEVTMSWSREWEHQSLLIDGTWQDSENSNEDYDDWLEIEDFEDMVWYEDHLVYRLDLPRADYNREWSANLIYQIELDHGLPLPM encoded by the coding sequence GTGCGCCATTCTGTATTTTGGGGGCTGTGTGTCCTGTTCTTGCTGGTGTCGGTAACCGCTGCCGGAGCGCAAACCGAATCTGACCCGGAAACCTTACCGGATATCACCGTTATTGATACCTCTGCTGTGACCACTCCGGGCCAGTCCGTTCTTTCAAAGCAAACACTTCAGTCGCTGCCGCAAGGCGATGGTGCCATAACGGACTTGCTCAAAGTCCTTCCCGGCATTCAATTCAGTGAAACCGATAATTCCTCTTTGACCGGTGGCGAAATCCTCCCTGCTGAAATTTCTATTTCCGGTGGGCGTGTTTACGATAACAGCTTTTTGATTGACGGCTTTGGCAACAATAGCCTGATTGATCCCACCTCAGACAATCCGGCCAGTTCTACAGATGTTCCGGGCCATTCTCAACAGCTCTTTCTTGATTCGTCACTTGTTGACACTATTACTGTATACCGCAGTAATATTTCCGCACGTTACAGTGGGTTTACCGGTGGTGTGGTTGATGTTGAAACCCGTGATCCCGAGGAGACCTTTGGTGGCGAAATCTCTTTACGCTCAACACGTTCTGAATGGACTAGTTTTCACGTTGATCGGGAGTATCGCGAGGATTTTTACTCCTCAAAAGAAGCTGACATGCAACCGGAATTTAGAAAGTATTATGGCAATACCAGTGTCGATGTGCCTCTTACGGAGACCATGGGAGTTCTGCTCGCCTATTCTAAAAGCTATTCGCAAATTCCTTTAAAAACGTTCGATGATAAACACAATCAGTATCGTGCCTTGGAAAATTACTTTGCCAAATACGTGTATAAACCTCATGACGATACTACGTTACGTATTACGTTCATGTCCACGCCCTATGAGGGGCGTTATTTTCATGATGATGTTAAAAACAGTGATTACAGCATCGACGGTGGCGGTTGGTCGTTAACGTCCAGTTTTGAACAAAATTTTTCCTTGGCCAAAGTCGAGTGGTTGGCCGGATATGCGACCAGTGATAACAATCGTAGTGCCCCGGATGATTATTTTAACTATCAGGTAACACCTTCTGCAGATTGGGGGGGGCGATTTAGCCGTGAAGGCGGTTTTGGTGATATTGAAATCGAAGAAGACAACTTGCATCTTGCAAGCCATGCAACCTGGACGCCATTCACCTTATGGGGGCTGAAACATGAATGGATCAGCGGCATAACGTTTGAACGGGTTAAAGCGGATTATCAACGAGGTTATGCAACCAACAGTGCATGGAAAACCAGTGATCTTGTCATGTGTGATGGGGATGATTCGTTTTGTATTGAAGGTGAACAGTACGCCTACAGTAAGGTTGTTTATCCGGAAGACAGTGCTGATGCTGAAATCAGCTCCGTTGATCTTTACCTTGAAGATACTTTGAGCTGGTGGCGTTTGGCATTTCGTCCGGGACTTCATGTCAGCTACAACGACCTGATGAAAAATACGGACTACGCTGGTCGTGGCGCGGTGTTTTACGATGTTTTTGCTGATGGGGCAACCATCTTCAGTATTGGTGCCAGTCGTTATTATGGGAAAACCTTTCTGGCCTATGCCCTCAATGAAGAGAAAGCTCAGTTGCAACGAGAGACGCGCACCATTGATGATGACGGCACGTTGACGGAGTGGGAGCAGATAACGCGTACATCTTTTTCCACGACTCGTTTGACAAATCTCAATACGCCTTATGTTGATGAGTGGAGTATTGGTCTTGAGCAGGATCTCTTTGGGGGCCGTTTGACCTTGAGTTATATCGATCGCAATGGTGAGGATCAGCTGACAAAACAGGTTTTGGCCAAAGACGAATATGGCTATACCTACACTGAGTGGACAAATCTTGGGGAAAGCCGTCATAAAGAAGTGACCATGAGCTGGTCGCGTGAGTGGGAACATCAATCATTGCTCATTGATGGCACCTGGCAGGACAGTGAAAACAGCAATGAAGATTATGATGATTGGCTCGAAATCGAAGATTTCGAAGATATGGTCTGGTATGAAGATCATCTTGTCTATCGCCTTGATCTGCCTCGGGCTGATTACAACCGGGAATGGAGCGCCAATCTGATTTATCAGATCGAGCTGGACCATGGTTTACCTTTACCAATGTGA
- a CDS encoding carbonic anhydrase, with protein MKDLTSLVSGFRRFQENFFSEDTRLFDQLKKAQHPKILAIACCDSRVDPSLLTDCDPGDLFVIRNVANLVPPYQPDAHYHGVSAAVEYAVCFLNVEYILVMGHSQCGGIQSLMEKTGGCEDGNNEFIDKWVSLAQPAKETVLKELGDKPKEIQTRACEQASILLSLENLLTFPQILKRVEAGTLSLQAWYVDIQTGALLSYNPKSGEFEVLVNHPE; from the coding sequence ATGAAGGATCTGACGTCTCTGGTCAGCGGATTTCGCCGCTTCCAGGAAAATTTCTTCAGTGAAGATACCCGATTATTTGATCAGCTTAAAAAAGCCCAGCATCCGAAAATTCTCGCCATTGCCTGTTGTGACTCGCGAGTCGACCCTTCCCTGCTGACCGATTGCGACCCCGGTGATCTGTTTGTGATCCGCAATGTTGCCAACCTGGTGCCGCCTTACCAACCTGATGCTCACTACCATGGTGTCTCGGCGGCCGTTGAATATGCGGTGTGCTTTCTCAATGTCGAATACATTCTGGTCATGGGGCATTCTCAATGCGGCGGCATCCAGAGTCTGATGGAGAAAACCGGCGGCTGCGAAGATGGCAACAACGAATTTATCGACAAATGGGTCAGCCTTGCCCAACCGGCAAAAGAGACAGTTCTCAAAGAACTGGGAGACAAACCCAAAGAGATTCAGACACGTGCCTGTGAACAGGCTTCGATCCTGTTGTCGCTGGAAAACCTTCTGACCTTCCCGCAAATTCTCAAACGCGTTGAAGCAGGAACCCTTTCGTTGCAGGCATGGTATGTCGATATCCAGACCGGTGCGCTGCTCAGCTATAATCCGAAAAGTGGTGAATTTGAGGTTCTGGTGAACCATCCAGAATAA
- a CDS encoding TonB-dependent receptor plug domain-containing protein: MKKRLVLGVMLALWAQLGWAEPTTQSLNDVVVTATRTTGNLQMVGGTSVEVITAKDIEARHLTTVTEVLQTVPGLQLSNNGGMGAPSKVFIRGADSKNTLLLIDGIAANDPTDVNRGADFSNILLDNVERIEIVKGPMSVLYGSNATAGVINIITRSGSQGVHGYAGVEAGTYNTKKFSGGLNGSLGNSDFSLAVSRLTSQGYSIANADNNDIPHAGNTSEDDEWENTTFSGKFDAPLCAAATLTGVIRYADAEMDLDDWGSGYAGDRFDYDPMLWSYVAAPDGKKENSLETRRLFTRLNLHALLFDGQVISDVDYKFSRQERDAYDNDDNDSYDYLGKTDEWSWQATWQVVPSNRLTAGIGYLSESSESSSADEEDAETLSVWLQDQFTMGGLDLIAGLRYDDHDRFGGKSTWRIAPAYQIEATGTTVRGSYATGFRTPSLYELYSAYGDEDLDPEKSRSWELGVDQNLFGDQVVASVTWFRTIFEDRIDWDSSRVIPGMAWPGGYAQLDGESETEGVEVAFHLFADKPLSCRLDYTYNDTEDPDGARMSRRPLHKVHAGIRYAIGDFSCNVDGYWVDEREAISSALDENGNAVETLDAYVLVNLAADYDVNDNLTLYARIDNLFDEHYEEAWSYATAGQSFYLGGKVRF; the protein is encoded by the coding sequence ATGAAGAAGAGGCTTGTGCTGGGCGTAATGCTCGCTCTGTGGGCACAACTGGGCTGGGCGGAGCCGACGACGCAGTCGTTGAATGATGTTGTTGTCACTGCAACCCGCACCACCGGCAATTTGCAGATGGTGGGCGGCACTTCGGTTGAAGTGATTACTGCTAAGGATATTGAAGCGCGTCATCTGACAACGGTCACCGAAGTTTTGCAGACCGTTCCCGGTTTGCAATTATCCAACAACGGCGGCATGGGTGCGCCGAGCAAGGTGTTTATCCGTGGGGCTGATTCCAAAAACACCCTGCTGTTGATTGATGGCATTGCCGCTAATGACCCGACAGATGTGAACCGCGGCGCTGATTTTTCCAATATCCTGTTAGATAATGTCGAGCGCATTGAGATTGTTAAAGGGCCGATGAGTGTTCTTTACGGCAGTAATGCCACGGCAGGCGTGATTAACATCATCACCCGATCCGGTTCACAAGGTGTCCACGGTTATGCCGGTGTCGAGGCGGGAACGTACAACACCAAAAAGTTTTCCGGTGGTCTGAATGGCTCACTCGGCAACAGTGATTTCTCTTTGGCGGTTTCACGTTTGACCAGCCAAGGTTATTCCATAGCCAACGCCGACAATAACGACATCCCCCATGCCGGAAACACCTCGGAAGACGATGAATGGGAGAATACGACCTTCAGTGGCAAGTTTGATGCACCGTTGTGTGCTGCAGCCACTCTTACCGGTGTGATTCGCTATGCCGATGCTGAAATGGATCTGGATGACTGGGGTAGCGGCTATGCTGGTGACCGCTTTGATTATGACCCTATGCTTTGGTCGTATGTCGCCGCTCCTGATGGAAAAAAAGAGAATTCTCTGGAAACCCGACGTCTGTTTACCCGCCTCAACCTTCATGCCCTGTTGTTTGATGGTCAGGTGATCTCGGATGTCGATTACAAGTTCAGTCGTCAGGAGCGTGATGCCTATGATAATGACGATAACGATTCCTACGACTATCTCGGCAAGACCGATGAGTGGAGTTGGCAGGCAACCTGGCAGGTGGTTCCGTCCAATCGCCTTACGGCCGGCATCGGCTATTTAAGCGAAAGCTCTGAAAGTTCTTCTGCTGACGAAGAAGATGCCGAAACCCTCAGTGTCTGGCTTCAGGATCAATTTACCATGGGTGGTCTCGATCTCATTGCCGGGCTTCGTTATGATGACCACGATCGCTTTGGCGGCAAAAGCACCTGGCGTATTGCTCCTGCCTATCAGATTGAAGCAACCGGTACCACGGTGCGCGGCAGCTATGCCACCGGTTTCAGAACGCCTTCTTTGTATGAACTCTACTCTGCCTATGGTGATGAAGATCTTGATCCGGAAAAAAGCCGTTCTTGGGAACTTGGCGTGGATCAAAACCTGTTCGGAGATCAGGTTGTCGCCAGTGTGACTTGGTTTCGCACGATCTTTGAAGACCGAATTGATTGGGATTCTTCGCGTGTTATTCCTGGAATGGCTTGGCCTGGCGGATATGCTCAGCTAGATGGTGAAAGTGAAACCGAAGGTGTGGAAGTTGCTTTCCATTTGTTTGCTGACAAACCGTTGAGTTGTCGTCTCGATTACACGTACAACGATACCGAAGATCCGGATGGCGCCCGCATGTCACGTCGTCCCCTGCATAAGGTTCATGCCGGGATACGGTATGCAATTGGAGATTTCAGTTGCAACGTGGATGGTTATTGGGTTGATGAGCGTGAAGCGATTAGCAGTGCTCTTGATGAAAATGGCAACGCGGTTGAAACACTTGATGCGTATGTATTGGTCAATCTCGCCGCAGATTACGATGTCAATGACAACCTGACCTTGTATGCGCGAATCGATAATTTGTTTGATGAACACTACGAAGAAGCCTGGAGTTACGCGACTGCAGGTCAATCCTTTTATCTTGGAGGCAAGGTTCGATTTTAA